In Helicoverpa zea isolate HzStark_Cry1AcR chromosome 3, ilHelZeax1.1, whole genome shotgun sequence, the sequence tattttcatttcatctcataaacaaacaaaccaacaacTAAAATAAACAGCGTATCGTTTATTGTTTCAGATATTAAAATAGTTCTGGATTTCGTGCCGAACCACACAAGTAATGAAAGTGTATGGTTTGAGGAGGCGTTGAAAGGTCACGAGAagtattatgattattttgtttgggAAAATGGCACGGTTGATGAAAATGGTGTTATGCATCCCCCTAACAATTGGGTAagtaattaaactaaattaagATACACGTGCCTGAACTACGAGTATAAGTGCTAATGATGATCTGCCTGTGAAATTCTACATAATAATTTGGATATTATTAATGCAAAAAtgcaagtataaaataaatacattaatccTCAGGTCAGTGTCTTCCGCAAGAGTGCCTGGGAATACAGAGAAGAAGTCGGCCAATACTACCTTCACCAGTTCGTCATCGGCCAGCCTGATCTCAACTACCGCAACCCCGACGTGGTTGAAGAAATGAAGAACGTCGTCCGCTTCTGGCTAGACAAAGGCGTTGCTGGGTTCAGGGTTGATGCCATTGCTCATTTGTTCGAAGTAGATAAGGCAGACTTTGGTGGAGTTTACCCTGATGAACCTTTAACTAGGAATACTGATGACCCTGACAGCTACGACTATTTAGACCACATTTACACCAAAGACTTGGATGAAACTGTAGAGATGGTGTACCAATGGAGGGAAGTCTTTGATGAATATAAGGCTAAAGACGGTCTGAGCAGGGTCATGATGACTGAAGCTTATTCAAGCCCTCAGATGACGATGAAGTACTTCGGTAATGGTGAACGTTTAGGTGCACAAATGCCTTTCAACTTTGTGCTGATTTCTGACGTCAATGGACGTTCTAGTGCTGCTGAAATTAAATACGCTCTTGATAAGTTCCTTACATTCAAGCCTATTGACCAACATGCAAACTGGGTGGTAAGACTCTTTTTCTTtgtcacttttatttttaatatatctgtTCTATGTCTTCaagtttgtttaatatttttaggcTGGAAACCACGACAACAACCGTGTAGCTTCAAGATTCAGTCCAGAATTAGTCGATGGCATTAATATGATTGTGCTATTGATGCCCGGAATTGCTGTAACTTACATGGTAAGTTCAAATTCCGAccatttttaaatagtttgttttgcaaatgccgatattttttatgtttacgaTGTAACTTTTTAGGGTGAAGAAATTGGCATGGTTGATGGCTACGTAAGCTGGGAGGATACCGTAGACCCCAGTGGGTGCAACACTGATGATCCTATTAATTACTGGATGTCGTCTAGAGACCCAGAGCGCACGCCATTCCAATGGAGTGCTGATGTCAACGCAGGTATGAATGACAATGTACTTTATTGCCCAAAATATAGAATATACGTTAGAATGACTCATCTATCAGTCTAGACTCCTATCACAATGAATCAGCGGATAACGCAAAACATAATAATGAATGTGGAg encodes:
- the LOC124646377 gene encoding maltase A3-like isoform X1, translated to MGIRMRSILLLPVLLALAVSGESDPELDWWETTIFYQIYPRSFKDSDGDGIGDLNGITSSLEYLKEMGIGATWLSPIFKSPMYDFGYDIADFYAIQDEYGTMEDFENLMAKAKELDIKIVLDFVPNHTSNESVWFEEALKGHEKYYDYFVWENGTVDENGVMHPPNNWVSVFRKSAWEYREEVGQYYLHQFVIGQPDLNYRNPDVVEEMKNVVRFWLDKGVAGFRVDAIAHLFEVDKADFGGVYPDEPLTRNTDDPDSYDYLDHIYTKDLDETVEMVYQWREVFDEYKAKDGLSRVMMTEAYSSPQMTMKYFGNGERLGAQMPFNFVLISDVNGRSSAAEIKYALDKFLTFKPIDQHANWVAGNHDNNRVASRFSPELVDGINMIVLLMPGIAVTYMGEEIGMVDGYVSWEDTVDPSGCNTDDPINYWMSSRDPERTPFQWSADVNAGFSGGNKTWLPVAEGFENLNVEVQRVTDKSHLNVYKALSSLRTDKIFRYGRYESVAFNEGVFAFRRWYKNKAYIVVVNFRQKAYTIDLTYFEGVNKKVEVVISSIQSPKKAKDVFKANALEILGSEALVLKVD
- the LOC124646377 gene encoding maltase A3-like isoform X2, with the translated sequence MRSILLLPVLLALAVSGESDPELDWWETTIFYQIYPRSFKDSDGDGIGDLNGITSSLEYLKEMGIGATWLSPIFKSPMYDFGYDIADFYAIQDEYGTMEDFENLMAKAKELDIKIVLDFVPNHTSNESVWFEEALKGHEKYYDYFVWENGTVDENGVMHPPNNWVSVFRKSAWEYREEVGQYYLHQFVIGQPDLNYRNPDVVEEMKNVVRFWLDKGVAGFRVDAIAHLFEVDKADFGGVYPDEPLTRNTDDPDSYDYLDHIYTKDLDETVEMVYQWREVFDEYKAKDGLSRVMMTEAYSSPQMTMKYFGNGERLGAQMPFNFVLISDVNGRSSAAEIKYALDKFLTFKPIDQHANWVAGNHDNNRVASRFSPELVDGINMIVLLMPGIAVTYMGEEIGMVDGYVSWEDTVDPSGCNTDDPINYWMSSRDPERTPFQWSADVNAGFSGGNKTWLPVAEGFENLNVEVQRVTDKSHLNVYKALSSLRTDKIFRYGRYESVAFNEGVFAFRRWYKNKAYIVVVNFRQKAYTIDLTYFEGVNKKVEVVISSIQSPKKAKDVFKANALEILGSEALVLKVD